A genomic window from Gossypium hirsutum isolate 1008001.06 chromosome D10, Gossypium_hirsutum_v2.1, whole genome shotgun sequence includes:
- the LOC107916211 gene encoding probable serine/threonine-protein kinase DDB_G0282963 isoform X1, whose translation METPSAEELLKKIQILEAGHADLEQEISILKQSGGDSKANSTHQRSHSTSPRRPRFPGNAAKLAAWKKDSASFRHSSPLRRESRNNDTVNGDSGTGGDLGVGGRGGAIERTGNVGPAAVNFTNSQYLNIFQSMGQSVHIFDLSGRIIYWNKAAEKLYGYSAAEALEQDAIQLLVDHRDFAVALNIVHCVMTGDSWTGQFPFKNKMGERFLAVATYTLFYDEDDDDDSSLVGIICVSSDTQPLQERRAAVLAGKQPEGDSTFSRSKNAVSAKLGLDPQQPMQTAIASELTNLALKVSNKMKSKFKMGEYCVDREGESGDGHYLEHGCSIAAHSDLKEDAVSSGACTPRGSIYPSAFSVFYPLDEKSPMNTSHNSGDESEGKPAIQKIMTLVGKKGISWPWKENDQAGSEARTTRFVWPGLANDQENDLFVQKSSYSAAKSEGHVNENNTPVNNEPSGSWSSSVNVNSTSSVSSFGSTSSSAVNRAEMDVDCLDYEILWEDLTIGDQIGQGSCGTVYHGLWFESEVAVKVFSKQEYSDDVINAFREEVSLMKRLRHPNVLLFMGVVVSSQRLCIVTEFLPRGSLFQLLQRNTTKLGWRRRVSMALDIARGMNYLHNCNPPIIHRDLKSSNLLVDKNWTVKVGDFGLSRLKHKTYLTTKSGKGTPQWMAPEVLRSEPSDEKSDVYSFGVILWELATEKIPWEKHNAMQLFAAVGFMNQRLEIPKELDPRWASIIKICWNSDPKSRPTFQELLNKLRDLQRQYTLQLQQARNLAEEKEI comes from the exons ATGGAAACCCCTTCAGCAGAGGagcttttgaagaagatccaAATACTTGAAGCGGGACATGCCGATCTCGAGCAagaaatttctattttaaaacaATCCGGTGGCGATTCCAAGGCCAATTCAACTCATCAAAGATCTCACTCTACTTCCCCTCGACGTCCGCGCTTCCCGGGGAACGCGGCGAAGCTTGCTGCTTGGAAGAAAGATTCAGCTTCGTTTCGGCACTCCTCGCCGTTGCGAAGAGAGAGCAGAAACAATGACACTGTCAATGGCGACAGCGGCACCGGAGGAGATTTAGGAGTAGGAGGAAGAGGAGGAGCTATCGAAAGAACCGGGAACGTCGGGCCAGCAGCCGTCAATTTCACTAACAGCCAGTATTTGAATATATTTCAGTCTATGGGGCAATCTGTTCATATATTTGATCTTAGTGGCCGTATAATTTATTG GAATAAAGCTGCCGAAAAACTTTATGGTTATTCAGCAGCAGAGGCTTTAGAGCAAGATGCCATTCAACTTCTTGTTGATCATAGGGATTTCGCTGTTGCACTTAATATTGTTCATTGTGTTATGACGGGGGATAGCTGGACTGGACAATTTCCTTTCAAGAATAAAATGGGGGAGAGGTTTTTGGCTGTTGCAACGTATACTCTTTTTTATGATGAGGATGATGACGATGATAGTTCATTAGTTGGAATCATTTGTGTATCCAGTGATACTCAGCCTTTGCAAGAAAGGAGAGCTGCAGTGTTGGCTGGAAAGCAACCTGAAGGAGATTCAACCTTTAGCCGGTCTAAAAATGCTGTCTCAGCTAAACTTGGTCTGGATCCTCAACAACCTATGCAAACAGCAATTGCATCAGAACTAACAAATTTG GCGCTTAAGGTGAGCAACAAAATGAAGTCCAAATTTAAGATGGGAGAGTATTGTGTCGATCGTGAAGGAGAAAGTGGAGATGGTCATTATTTGGAGCATGGTTGCTCCATTGCAGCTCATTCTGATCTTAAAGAAGATGCAGTTTCCAGTGGAGCTTGTACACCTAGGGGAAGTATTTACCCATCTGCCTTTAGTGTATTTTATCCGTTGGATGAAAAGTCCCCCATGAACACCTCTCACAATTCTGGTGATGAGAGTGAAGGAAAACCTGCAATCCAAAAGATTATGACCTTAGTGGGTAAAAAGGGGATATCGTGGCCTTGGAAAGAGAATGATCAAGCAGGATCAGAGGCAAGAACTACTCGTTTTGTATGGCCTGGATTGGCAAATGATCAAGAGAATGATTTATTTGTACAGAAAAGCTCATATTCTGCTGCAAAATCTGAAGGCCACGTTAATGAAAATAATACCCCTGTCAATAATGAGCCATCAGGCTCGTGGTCATCCTCTGTTAATGTTAACAGCACCAGCAGTGTCAGCAGCTTTGGAAGTACTAGCAGTAGTGCAGTTAATAGAGCTGAGATGGATGTCGATTGTTTAGATTATGAAATCTTGTGGGAGGACTTGACAATTGGAGATCAAATTGGGCAAG gttcttgtggaacagtgTATCATGGTCTGTGGTTTGAATCC GAGGTTGCAGTCAAGGTATTCTCGAAGCAGGAATATTCAGATGATGTAATAAATGCCTTCAGAGAGGAG GTATCTCTTATGAAAAGACTTCGGCATCCAAATGTTCTGCTGTTCATGGGAGTTGTGGTTTCATCTCAACGTCTCTGCATTGTCACAGAGTTCCTTCCACG TGGGAGTTTGTTTCAGTTACTACAAAGGAACACTACCAAATTAGGTTGGAGACGGCGTGTCAGTATGGCTTTGGATATT GCACGAGGCATGAATTATCTTCACAATTGCAATCCACCTATCATTCATCGTGATTTGAAGTCTTCAAATCTTCTAGTGGATAAGAATTGGACCGTGAAG GTTGGCGATTTTGGTTTGTCACGTCTCAAGCACAAAACATATCTCACAACAAAGTCTGGGAAAGGAACG CCTCAATGGATGGCACCTGAAGTTCTTCGCAGTGAACCCTCAGATGAGAA GTCCGACGTTTATAGTTTTGGCGTCATATTATGGGAGCTAGCTACCGAGAAGATACCTTGGGAGAAACACAACGCAATGCAG TTGTTTGCAGCGGTGGGGTTCATGAACCAACGGCTAGAGATTCCAAAGGAACTAGACCCACGGTGGGCTTCTATAATCAAGATTTGCTGGAACAG TGATCCAAAGAGCCGGCCAACGTTCCAGGAACTACTTAACAAGCTTAGAGATCTTCAAAGACAATATACTCTCCAACTTCAGCAAGCTCGTAACTTGGCCGAAGAAAAGGAAATATGA
- the LOC107916211 gene encoding uncharacterized protein isoform X3 — protein sequence METPSAEELLKKIQILEAGHADLEQEISILKQSGGDSKANSTHQRSHSTSPRRPRFPGNAAKLAAWKKDSASFRHSSPLRRESRNNDTVNGDSGTGGDLGVGGRGGAIERTGNVGPAAVNFTNSQYLNIFQSMGQSVHIFDLSGRIIYWNKAAEKLYGYSAAEALEQDAIQLLVDHRDFAVALNIVHCVMTGDSWTGQFPFKNKMGERFLAVATYTLFYDEDDDDDSSLVGIICVSSDTQPLQERRAAVLAGKQPEGDSTFSRSKNAVSAKLGLDPQQPMQTAIASELTNLALKVSNKMKSKFKMGEYCVDREGESGDGHYLEHGCSIAAHSDLKEDAVSSGACTPRGSIYPSAFSVFYPLDEKSPMNTSHNSGDESEGKPAIQKIMTLVGKKGISWPWKENDQAGSEARTTRFVWPGLANDQENDLFVQKSSYSAAKSEGHVNENNTPVNNEPSGSWSSSVNVNSTSSVSSFGSTSSSAVNRAEMDVDCLDYEILWEDLTIGDQIGQGSCGTVYHGLWFESEVAVKVFSKQEYSDDVINAFREEVSLMKRLRHPNVLLFMGVVVSSQRLCIVTEFLPRGSLFQLLQRNTTKLGWRRRVSMALDIASTRHELSSQLQSTYHSS from the exons ATGGAAACCCCTTCAGCAGAGGagcttttgaagaagatccaAATACTTGAAGCGGGACATGCCGATCTCGAGCAagaaatttctattttaaaacaATCCGGTGGCGATTCCAAGGCCAATTCAACTCATCAAAGATCTCACTCTACTTCCCCTCGACGTCCGCGCTTCCCGGGGAACGCGGCGAAGCTTGCTGCTTGGAAGAAAGATTCAGCTTCGTTTCGGCACTCCTCGCCGTTGCGAAGAGAGAGCAGAAACAATGACACTGTCAATGGCGACAGCGGCACCGGAGGAGATTTAGGAGTAGGAGGAAGAGGAGGAGCTATCGAAAGAACCGGGAACGTCGGGCCAGCAGCCGTCAATTTCACTAACAGCCAGTATTTGAATATATTTCAGTCTATGGGGCAATCTGTTCATATATTTGATCTTAGTGGCCGTATAATTTATTG GAATAAAGCTGCCGAAAAACTTTATGGTTATTCAGCAGCAGAGGCTTTAGAGCAAGATGCCATTCAACTTCTTGTTGATCATAGGGATTTCGCTGTTGCACTTAATATTGTTCATTGTGTTATGACGGGGGATAGCTGGACTGGACAATTTCCTTTCAAGAATAAAATGGGGGAGAGGTTTTTGGCTGTTGCAACGTATACTCTTTTTTATGATGAGGATGATGACGATGATAGTTCATTAGTTGGAATCATTTGTGTATCCAGTGATACTCAGCCTTTGCAAGAAAGGAGAGCTGCAGTGTTGGCTGGAAAGCAACCTGAAGGAGATTCAACCTTTAGCCGGTCTAAAAATGCTGTCTCAGCTAAACTTGGTCTGGATCCTCAACAACCTATGCAAACAGCAATTGCATCAGAACTAACAAATTTG GCGCTTAAGGTGAGCAACAAAATGAAGTCCAAATTTAAGATGGGAGAGTATTGTGTCGATCGTGAAGGAGAAAGTGGAGATGGTCATTATTTGGAGCATGGTTGCTCCATTGCAGCTCATTCTGATCTTAAAGAAGATGCAGTTTCCAGTGGAGCTTGTACACCTAGGGGAAGTATTTACCCATCTGCCTTTAGTGTATTTTATCCGTTGGATGAAAAGTCCCCCATGAACACCTCTCACAATTCTGGTGATGAGAGTGAAGGAAAACCTGCAATCCAAAAGATTATGACCTTAGTGGGTAAAAAGGGGATATCGTGGCCTTGGAAAGAGAATGATCAAGCAGGATCAGAGGCAAGAACTACTCGTTTTGTATGGCCTGGATTGGCAAATGATCAAGAGAATGATTTATTTGTACAGAAAAGCTCATATTCTGCTGCAAAATCTGAAGGCCACGTTAATGAAAATAATACCCCTGTCAATAATGAGCCATCAGGCTCGTGGTCATCCTCTGTTAATGTTAACAGCACCAGCAGTGTCAGCAGCTTTGGAAGTACTAGCAGTAGTGCAGTTAATAGAGCTGAGATGGATGTCGATTGTTTAGATTATGAAATCTTGTGGGAGGACTTGACAATTGGAGATCAAATTGGGCAAG gttcttgtggaacagtgTATCATGGTCTGTGGTTTGAATCC GAGGTTGCAGTCAAGGTATTCTCGAAGCAGGAATATTCAGATGATGTAATAAATGCCTTCAGAGAGGAG GTATCTCTTATGAAAAGACTTCGGCATCCAAATGTTCTGCTGTTCATGGGAGTTGTGGTTTCATCTCAACGTCTCTGCATTGTCACAGAGTTCCTTCCACG TGGGAGTTTGTTTCAGTTACTACAAAGGAACACTACCAAATTAGGTTGGAGACGGCGTGTCAGTATGGCTTTGGATATTGCAA GCACGAGGCATGAATTATCTTCACAATTGCAATCCACCTATCATTCATCGTGA
- the LOC107916211 gene encoding dual specificity mitogen-activated protein kinase kinase 1 isoform X2 yields the protein METPSAEELLKKIQILEAGHADLEQEISILKQSGGDSKANSTHQRSHSTSPRRPRFPGNAAKLAAWKKDSASFRHSSPLRRESRNNDTVNGDSGTGGDLGVGGRGGAIERTGNVGPAAVNFTNSQYLNIFQSMGQSVHIFDLSGRIIYWNKAAEKLYGYSAAEALEQDAIQLLVDHRDFAVALNIVHCVMTGDSWTGQFPFKNKMGERFLAVATYTLFYDEDDDDDSSLVGIICVSSDTQPLQERRAAVLAGKQPEGDSTFSRSKNAVSAKLGLDPQQPMQTAIASELTNLALKVSNKMKSKFKMGEYCVDREGESGDGHYLEHGCSIAAHSDLKEDAVSSGACTPRGSIYPSAFSVFYPLDEKSPMNTSHNSGDESEGKPAIQKIMTLVGKKGISWPWKENDQAGSEARTTRFVWPGLANDQENDLFVQKSSYSAAKSEGHVNENNTPVNNEPSGSWSSSVNVNSTSSVSSFGSTSSSAVNRAEMDVDCLDYEILWEDLTIGDQIGQGSCGTVYHGLWFESEVAVKVFSKQEYSDDVINAFREEVSLMKRLRHPNVLLFMGVVVSSQRLCIVTEFLPRGSLFQLLQRNTTKLGWRRRVSMALDIARGMNYLHNCNPPIIHRDLKSSNLLVDKNWTVKVGDFGLSRLKHKTYLTTKSGKGTPQWMAPEVLRSEPSDEKYVDPIPHPLNCTSPTFIVLASYYGS from the exons ATGGAAACCCCTTCAGCAGAGGagcttttgaagaagatccaAATACTTGAAGCGGGACATGCCGATCTCGAGCAagaaatttctattttaaaacaATCCGGTGGCGATTCCAAGGCCAATTCAACTCATCAAAGATCTCACTCTACTTCCCCTCGACGTCCGCGCTTCCCGGGGAACGCGGCGAAGCTTGCTGCTTGGAAGAAAGATTCAGCTTCGTTTCGGCACTCCTCGCCGTTGCGAAGAGAGAGCAGAAACAATGACACTGTCAATGGCGACAGCGGCACCGGAGGAGATTTAGGAGTAGGAGGAAGAGGAGGAGCTATCGAAAGAACCGGGAACGTCGGGCCAGCAGCCGTCAATTTCACTAACAGCCAGTATTTGAATATATTTCAGTCTATGGGGCAATCTGTTCATATATTTGATCTTAGTGGCCGTATAATTTATTG GAATAAAGCTGCCGAAAAACTTTATGGTTATTCAGCAGCAGAGGCTTTAGAGCAAGATGCCATTCAACTTCTTGTTGATCATAGGGATTTCGCTGTTGCACTTAATATTGTTCATTGTGTTATGACGGGGGATAGCTGGACTGGACAATTTCCTTTCAAGAATAAAATGGGGGAGAGGTTTTTGGCTGTTGCAACGTATACTCTTTTTTATGATGAGGATGATGACGATGATAGTTCATTAGTTGGAATCATTTGTGTATCCAGTGATACTCAGCCTTTGCAAGAAAGGAGAGCTGCAGTGTTGGCTGGAAAGCAACCTGAAGGAGATTCAACCTTTAGCCGGTCTAAAAATGCTGTCTCAGCTAAACTTGGTCTGGATCCTCAACAACCTATGCAAACAGCAATTGCATCAGAACTAACAAATTTG GCGCTTAAGGTGAGCAACAAAATGAAGTCCAAATTTAAGATGGGAGAGTATTGTGTCGATCGTGAAGGAGAAAGTGGAGATGGTCATTATTTGGAGCATGGTTGCTCCATTGCAGCTCATTCTGATCTTAAAGAAGATGCAGTTTCCAGTGGAGCTTGTACACCTAGGGGAAGTATTTACCCATCTGCCTTTAGTGTATTTTATCCGTTGGATGAAAAGTCCCCCATGAACACCTCTCACAATTCTGGTGATGAGAGTGAAGGAAAACCTGCAATCCAAAAGATTATGACCTTAGTGGGTAAAAAGGGGATATCGTGGCCTTGGAAAGAGAATGATCAAGCAGGATCAGAGGCAAGAACTACTCGTTTTGTATGGCCTGGATTGGCAAATGATCAAGAGAATGATTTATTTGTACAGAAAAGCTCATATTCTGCTGCAAAATCTGAAGGCCACGTTAATGAAAATAATACCCCTGTCAATAATGAGCCATCAGGCTCGTGGTCATCCTCTGTTAATGTTAACAGCACCAGCAGTGTCAGCAGCTTTGGAAGTACTAGCAGTAGTGCAGTTAATAGAGCTGAGATGGATGTCGATTGTTTAGATTATGAAATCTTGTGGGAGGACTTGACAATTGGAGATCAAATTGGGCAAG gttcttgtggaacagtgTATCATGGTCTGTGGTTTGAATCC GAGGTTGCAGTCAAGGTATTCTCGAAGCAGGAATATTCAGATGATGTAATAAATGCCTTCAGAGAGGAG GTATCTCTTATGAAAAGACTTCGGCATCCAAATGTTCTGCTGTTCATGGGAGTTGTGGTTTCATCTCAACGTCTCTGCATTGTCACAGAGTTCCTTCCACG TGGGAGTTTGTTTCAGTTACTACAAAGGAACACTACCAAATTAGGTTGGAGACGGCGTGTCAGTATGGCTTTGGATATT GCACGAGGCATGAATTATCTTCACAATTGCAATCCACCTATCATTCATCGTGATTTGAAGTCTTCAAATCTTCTAGTGGATAAGAATTGGACCGTGAAG GTTGGCGATTTTGGTTTGTCACGTCTCAAGCACAAAACATATCTCACAACAAAGTCTGGGAAAGGAACG CCTCAATGGATGGCACCTGAAGTTCTTCGCAGTGAACCCTCAGATGAGAAGTATGTTGATCCCATTCCGCACCCTTTGAATTGCACAA GTCCGACGTTTATAGTTTTGGCGTCATATTATGGGAGCTAG